The following proteins are co-located in the Syngnathus scovelli strain Florida chromosome 21, RoL_Ssco_1.2, whole genome shotgun sequence genome:
- the kcnj12a gene encoding ATP-sensitive inward rectifier potassium channel 12, whose translation MSVGRINRYSIVSSEEEGLRLTTMHGMNGFGNGKIHTRRKCRSRFVKKNGQCNVQFANMDEKSQRYLADIFTTCVDIRWRWMLVVFTLVFVLSWLAFGLAFWVIALLHGDLDNPAGDDNFTPCVLQVNGFVAAFLFSIETQSTIGYGYRCVTEECPVAVFMVVFQSIVGCIIDCFMIGAIMAKMARPKKRAQTLLFSHNAVIAMRDGKLCLMWRVGNLRKSHIVEAHVRAQLIKPRITDEGEYIPLDQIDIDVGFDKGLDRIFLVSPITILHEIDETSPLFGISKQDLETSDFEVVVILEGMVEATAMTAQARSSYVASEILWGHRFEPVLFEEKNLYKVDYAHFHKTYEVPSTPRCSAKEMLESKFLVPTSNSFCYENELAFLNREEEEEEEEDLGGGNMALANLSPDRNSRHEFERLQAARTLDQRSYRRESEI comes from the coding sequence ATGAGCGTGGGCAGGATCAACCGCTACAGCATCGTGTCCTCGGAGGAGGAGGGCCTCCGTCTCACGACCATGCACGGCATGAACGGTTTTGGCAACGGCAAGATCCACACGCGCCGCAAATGCCGCAGCCGCTTCGTTAAAAAAAACGGCCAGTGCAATGTGCAGTTTGCCAACATGGACGAAAAGTCGCAGCGCTACCTGGCGGACATCTTCACCACCTGCGTGGACATTCGCTGGCGGTGGATGCTGGTGGTCTTCACGCTGGTCTTTGTCTTATCTTGGCTTGCTTTCGGCTTGGCCTTCTGGGTTATCGCTTTGCTCCACGGGGATCTGGATAACCCAGCTGGAGACGACAACTTCACCCCGTGCGTCCTGCAAGTCAACGGATTCGTGGCCGCCTTCCTCTTCTCCATCGAAACGCAGTCCACTATCGGCTACGGCTACCGCTGCGTCACCGAGGAATGCCCGGTGGCCGTCTTCATGGTGGTGTTCCAGTCCATAGTGGGTTGCATCATCGACTGCTTCATGATCGGCGCCATCATGGCCAAGATGGCCAGGCCCAAGAAGCGAGCGCAGACGCTCTTGTTCAGCCACAACGCCGTCATTGCCATGCGGGATGGAAAACTGTGTCTCATGTGGCGGGTGGGGAACCTCCGCAAGAGCCACATTGTGGAGGCCCACGTCAGGGCGCAGCTCATCAAGCCTCGCATCACCGACGAAGGAGAATACATCCCCCTGGACCAGATCGACATCGACGTGGGCTTCGACAAAGGCCTGGACAGGATCTTCTTGGTTTCCCCCATCACCATCCTCCACGAGATCGACGAGACCAGCCCCCTTTTTGGGATCAGCAAACAAGACCTGGAGACGTCTGACTTTGAGGTTGTGGTGATCTTGGAGGGCATGGTGGAAGCCACGGCCATGACCGCTCAAGCGCGCAGTTCCTACGTAGCCTCCGAGATCCTTTGGGGACACAGGTTTGAGCCCGTCTTGTTTGAAGAGAAGAACCTCTACAAGGTGGATTACGCTCACTTCCACAAAACCTACGAGGTGCCGTCCACCCCCCGATGCAGTGCCAAGGAAATGTTGGAGAGCAAATTTCTCGTTCCCACTTCCAACTCCTTCTGCTATGAAAACGAGCTGGCTTTTCTCAAccgggaagaggaggaagaggaggaggaggatctcGGCGGCGGCAATATGGCCCTGGCAAACCTCAGTCCGGACCGGAACAGCCGGCACGAGTTCGAACGCTTACAAGCCGCCAGGACTCTGGATCAAAGGTCTTATCGGAGAGAATCGGAAATATAA
- the med24 gene encoding mediator of RNA polymerase II transcription subunit 24 isoform X2 has translation MKVVNLKQAILQAWKERWSDYQWAINIKKNFPKGATWEYLNLAETLMEQALIGPSPNPLILSYLKYAISSQMVSYSSVLMAISKFDDFSRDLCVKSLLEIMDMFCNRLTCHGKAEECIGLCRALLGVAVWLLQGCAYYCEKLREPGPLSAPEGCLSECRERLHKLMSSTKNRALVHIARLEDQGSWSNVEQAILKVSDGLSCISNPTLRTQLEESLSLVKGIPQMLSVQCDPLLHASFPSIHAFIMLEGTMNLTGETQPMVEQLMMIKRMQKIPSPFFVLEIWKACFTGLIESPEGTEELKWTAFTFLKIPQVLLRLKKYPQGDKGQDFTEDVNVAFQYLLKLTPLLDKADQRCNCDCLGMLLQECNKLGLLSDANTEVLTAKRKFCPKLKTAENANIQPNPGLILRAEPTVTNILKTVDADHSKSPEGLLGVLGHMLSGKSLDLLLAAAAATGKLKSFARKFIKLNEFPKHISGEGSKSASVRALLFDISFLMLCHVVQTYGSEVVLSDPSPSGETPFFETWLQTCMPEEGKILNPDHPCFRPEPGKVESLVTLLNNSSEMKLVQVKWHEICLSTPAAILEVLNAWENGVLSVEAVQKITDNIKGKVCSMAICAVAWLVAHVRMLGRDEREKPQTMIRQLVTPLYGENTLQFYSERVIIMSSIMEHMCADVFQQTAAMLRPPMEGQEPIPYRNLLPAKEPIRAALTKQFQAVLRKGWVDSRALHLFQSLLNMGGVFWFTNNLVKELLKETRQEWAHRVVELLYSIFCLDSQQITLTLLGTIVPNLLTDSAHWHSLVDPPGKALAKLSVWCALSSYSSNHKGSSSAHQRRRQREDIEDYSNLFPLDDTQPSKLMRLLSSNEDEPVALSSPGDRSMSSSLSASQLHTVNMREPLNRVLANLFLLISSILGSKMAGPHTQFVHSFMEECVECLEQGNRGSILQFMPFTMVSELVKLPALAKPKVVLAVTDLSLPLGRRVAAKAIAAL, from the exons ATGAAGGTGGTCAACCTGAAGCAAGCCATCTTACAGGCTTGGAAGGAACGCTGGAGTGACTACCAATGGGCTATAAATATCAAGAAGAACTTTCCAAAAGGAGCAACATGGGAGTATCTCAACCTCGCAG AGACATTAATGGAGCAGGCGTTGATTGGTCCATCTCCTAACCCACTTATTTTGTCCTACCTCAAATACGCCATAAGTTCACAG ATGGTGTCTTATTCAAGTGTGCTCATGGCCATTAGCAAG TTTGATGATTTTTCTCGGGATCTGTGCGTCAAGTCTCTCCTGGAGATCATGGACATGTTCTGCAATCGCCTCAC CTGTCACGGGAAAGCGGAGGAATGCATCGGGCTGTGTCGCGCCCTCCTCGGGGTGGCCGTGTGGCTGCTGCAGGGCTGCGCCTACTATTGCGAGAAGCTGAGGGAGCCGGGTCCGTTGAGCGCCCCCGAGGGCTGTCTGTCCGAGTGCCGTGAGAGGCTACACAAACTCATGAGCAGCACCAAGAACCGAGCCCTGGTGCACATCGCCCGTCTGGAAGACCAAG GTTCCTGGAGTAATGTCGAGCAAGCCATTCTTAAAGTGAGCGACGGGCTCAGCTGTATATCGAACCCAACGCTGAGGACGCAATTGGAGGAAAGCTTGTCGTTGGTGAAAGG CATCCCGCAAATGCTGTCCGTGCAGTGCGACCCGCTGCTCCACGCCTCCTTCCCATCCATCCACGCCTTCATCATGCTGGAAGGGACCATGAATTTAACGGGGGAGACGCAGCCCATGGTTGAGCAATTGATGATGATCAAGAGAATGCAG AAAATCCCAAGTCCGTTCTTTGTGTTGGAGATCTGGAAGGCTTGTTTCACCGGACTTATCGAGTCACCAGAGGGCACCGAGGAGCTCAAATGGACCGCTTTCACCTTCCTCAAG ATTCCACAAGTTCTGCTTCGGCTGAAGAAATACCCCCAGGGTGACAAAGGACAG GACTTTACGGAGGATGTGAACGTGGCCTTTCAGTACCTACTCAAACTGACGCCACTGTTGGACAAAGCGGATCAACGATGCAA CTGCGACTGCTTGGGCATGTTGCTCCAGGAGTGCAACAAGCTCGGCCTCCTGTCCGACGCCAACACGGAAGTTCTCACAGCCAAACG GAAGTTCTGCCCAAAACTGAAAACGGCAGAGAATGCAAACATCCAACCCAACCCGGGCCTCATCCTCCGAGCTGAGCCCAccgtgacaaatattctcaag ACGGTGGACGCCGACCACTCCAAATCTCCCGAGGGCCTTCTGGGTGTCCTCGGCCACATGTTGTCGGGCAAGAGCTTGGATCTTCTCCTGGCCGCCGCAGCAGCCACGGGGAAACTCAAGTCCTTCGCACGGAAATTTATCAA GCTGAATGAGTTTCCCAAGCACATCAGTGGCGAAGGAT CCAAGTCGGCATCCGTTCGGGCCCTGCTCTTCGACATCTCCTTCCTGATGCTTTGCCACGTGGTGCAGACGTACGGCTCTGAG GTGGTCCTGTCCGACCCCAGTCCCTCAGGGGAGACACCCTTTTTTGAAACATGGCTGCAAACGTGTATGCCCGAAGAAGGGAAGATTCTGAACCCGGACCACCCGTGCTTCAGGCCCGAGCCGGGCAAAGTAGAGAGTCTGGTGACCCTGCTCAACAACTCCTCTGAGATGAAGCTTGT TCAAGTCAAATGGCACGAAATCTGCCTCAGCAccccggcggccattttggaagTTTTGAACGCCTGGGAGAACGGCGTGCTGTCGGTGGAGGCCGTGCAG AAGATCACTGACAACATTAAGGGCAAAGTTTGCAGCATGGCGATCTGCGCCGTGGCGTGGCTGGTGGCCCACGTCAGGATGCTGGGGCGGGACGAAAGAGAAAAGCCTCAGACCATGATACGGCAGCTCGTCACTCCGCTCTATGGCGAGAACACGTTGCAGTTTTACAGCGAACG cgTGATAATAATGAGCTCCATCATGGAGCACATGTGTGCCGACGTCTTCCAGCAAACGGCGGCCATGCTGCggccccccatggagggccaggaGCCCATACCCTACCGCAACCTGCTGCCGGCCAAGGAGCCCATCCGGGCCGCCCTCACCAAGCAGTTCCAGGCGGTGCTGCGCAAAGGCTGGGTGGACAGTCGAGCGCTGCACCTGTTCCAGAGTCTGCTCAACATGGGCGGTGTCTTTTGGTTCACCAATAATTTGGTCAAG GAGCTGCTCAAGGAAACCCGCCAGGAGTGGGCCCATCGAGTGGTGGAGTTGCTTTACAGCATCTTCTGTCTGGACAGTCAGCAAATCACCCTGACCTTGCTGGGCACCATCGTGCCCAACCTGCTCACCGACTCTGCCCACTGGCACAGCCTGGTGGACCCGCCTGGCAAAGCTCTGGCCAA GTTGTCCGTGTGGTGCGCGCTCAGCTCCTACTCGTCCAACCATAAAGGTTCCTCCTCGGCTCATCAACGTAGAAGACAGCGAGAAGATATCGAG GATTACAGCAACCTCTTTCCTTTGGACGACACGCAACCCTCCAAGCTCATGCGTCTTCTCAGCTCCAATGAGGATGAGCCTGTCGCACTTTCCAGTCCAG GAGATCGATCTATGAGCAGCTCCCTCTCCGCCTCCCAGCTCCACACTGTCAACATGAGAGAGCCGCTCAATCGCGTGCTGG CCAACCTTTTCCTCCTCATTTCCTCCATCCTGGGCTCCAAAATGGCCGGGCCTCACACCCAGTTCGTGCATAGTTTCATGGAGGAATGCGTGGAGTGTCTGGAGCAGGGAAATCGGGGAAGCATCCTGCAGTTCATGCCCTTTACAATG GTCTCTGAACTTGTGAAGCTTCCCGCTCTGGCCAAACCCAAAGTGGTCCTGGCCGTCACCGACTTGAGTCTGCCGCTAGGGAGGAGAGTGGCGGCCAAAGCCATCGCTGCCTTGTGA
- the med24 gene encoding mediator of RNA polymerase II transcription subunit 24 isoform X1, which produces MKVVNLKQAILQAWKERWSDYQWAINIKKNFPKGATWEYLNLAETLMEQALIGPSPNPLILSYLKYAISSQMVSYSSVLMAISKFDDFSRDLCVKSLLEIMDMFCNRLTCHGKAEECIGLCRALLGVAVWLLQGCAYYCEKLREPGPLSAPEGCLSECRERLHKLMSSTKNRALVHIARLEDQGSWSNVEQAILKVSDGLSCISNPTLRTQLEESLSLVKGIPQMLSVQCDPLLHASFPSIHAFIMLEGTMNLTGETQPMVEQLMMIKRMQKIPSPFFVLEIWKACFTGLIESPEGTEELKWTAFTFLKIPQVLLRLKKYPQGDKGQDFTEDVNVAFQYLLKLTPLLDKADQRCNCDCLGMLLQECNKLGLLSDANTEVLTAKRTEDRKFCPKLKTAENANIQPNPGLILRAEPTVTNILKTVDADHSKSPEGLLGVLGHMLSGKSLDLLLAAAAATGKLKSFARKFIKLNEFPKHISGEGSKSASVRALLFDISFLMLCHVVQTYGSEVVLSDPSPSGETPFFETWLQTCMPEEGKILNPDHPCFRPEPGKVESLVTLLNNSSEMKLVQVKWHEICLSTPAAILEVLNAWENGVLSVEAVQKITDNIKGKVCSMAICAVAWLVAHVRMLGRDEREKPQTMIRQLVTPLYGENTLQFYSERVIIMSSIMEHMCADVFQQTAAMLRPPMEGQEPIPYRNLLPAKEPIRAALTKQFQAVLRKGWVDSRALHLFQSLLNMGGVFWFTNNLVKELLKETRQEWAHRVVELLYSIFCLDSQQITLTLLGTIVPNLLTDSAHWHSLVDPPGKALAKLSVWCALSSYSSNHKGSSSAHQRRRQREDIEDYSNLFPLDDTQPSKLMRLLSSNEDEPVALSSPGDRSMSSSLSASQLHTVNMREPLNRVLANLFLLISSILGSKMAGPHTQFVHSFMEECVECLEQGNRGSILQFMPFTMVSELVKLPALAKPKVVLAVTDLSLPLGRRVAAKAIAAL; this is translated from the exons ATGAAGGTGGTCAACCTGAAGCAAGCCATCTTACAGGCTTGGAAGGAACGCTGGAGTGACTACCAATGGGCTATAAATATCAAGAAGAACTTTCCAAAAGGAGCAACATGGGAGTATCTCAACCTCGCAG AGACATTAATGGAGCAGGCGTTGATTGGTCCATCTCCTAACCCACTTATTTTGTCCTACCTCAAATACGCCATAAGTTCACAG ATGGTGTCTTATTCAAGTGTGCTCATGGCCATTAGCAAG TTTGATGATTTTTCTCGGGATCTGTGCGTCAAGTCTCTCCTGGAGATCATGGACATGTTCTGCAATCGCCTCAC CTGTCACGGGAAAGCGGAGGAATGCATCGGGCTGTGTCGCGCCCTCCTCGGGGTGGCCGTGTGGCTGCTGCAGGGCTGCGCCTACTATTGCGAGAAGCTGAGGGAGCCGGGTCCGTTGAGCGCCCCCGAGGGCTGTCTGTCCGAGTGCCGTGAGAGGCTACACAAACTCATGAGCAGCACCAAGAACCGAGCCCTGGTGCACATCGCCCGTCTGGAAGACCAAG GTTCCTGGAGTAATGTCGAGCAAGCCATTCTTAAAGTGAGCGACGGGCTCAGCTGTATATCGAACCCAACGCTGAGGACGCAATTGGAGGAAAGCTTGTCGTTGGTGAAAGG CATCCCGCAAATGCTGTCCGTGCAGTGCGACCCGCTGCTCCACGCCTCCTTCCCATCCATCCACGCCTTCATCATGCTGGAAGGGACCATGAATTTAACGGGGGAGACGCAGCCCATGGTTGAGCAATTGATGATGATCAAGAGAATGCAG AAAATCCCAAGTCCGTTCTTTGTGTTGGAGATCTGGAAGGCTTGTTTCACCGGACTTATCGAGTCACCAGAGGGCACCGAGGAGCTCAAATGGACCGCTTTCACCTTCCTCAAG ATTCCACAAGTTCTGCTTCGGCTGAAGAAATACCCCCAGGGTGACAAAGGACAG GACTTTACGGAGGATGTGAACGTGGCCTTTCAGTACCTACTCAAACTGACGCCACTGTTGGACAAAGCGGATCAACGATGCAA CTGCGACTGCTTGGGCATGTTGCTCCAGGAGTGCAACAAGCTCGGCCTCCTGTCCGACGCCAACACGGAAGTTCTCACAGCCAAACG GACCGAGGACAGGAAGTTCTGCCCAAAACTGAAAACGGCAGAGAATGCAAACATCCAACCCAACCCGGGCCTCATCCTCCGAGCTGAGCCCAccgtgacaaatattctcaag ACGGTGGACGCCGACCACTCCAAATCTCCCGAGGGCCTTCTGGGTGTCCTCGGCCACATGTTGTCGGGCAAGAGCTTGGATCTTCTCCTGGCCGCCGCAGCAGCCACGGGGAAACTCAAGTCCTTCGCACGGAAATTTATCAA GCTGAATGAGTTTCCCAAGCACATCAGTGGCGAAGGAT CCAAGTCGGCATCCGTTCGGGCCCTGCTCTTCGACATCTCCTTCCTGATGCTTTGCCACGTGGTGCAGACGTACGGCTCTGAG GTGGTCCTGTCCGACCCCAGTCCCTCAGGGGAGACACCCTTTTTTGAAACATGGCTGCAAACGTGTATGCCCGAAGAAGGGAAGATTCTGAACCCGGACCACCCGTGCTTCAGGCCCGAGCCGGGCAAAGTAGAGAGTCTGGTGACCCTGCTCAACAACTCCTCTGAGATGAAGCTTGT TCAAGTCAAATGGCACGAAATCTGCCTCAGCAccccggcggccattttggaagTTTTGAACGCCTGGGAGAACGGCGTGCTGTCGGTGGAGGCCGTGCAG AAGATCACTGACAACATTAAGGGCAAAGTTTGCAGCATGGCGATCTGCGCCGTGGCGTGGCTGGTGGCCCACGTCAGGATGCTGGGGCGGGACGAAAGAGAAAAGCCTCAGACCATGATACGGCAGCTCGTCACTCCGCTCTATGGCGAGAACACGTTGCAGTTTTACAGCGAACG cgTGATAATAATGAGCTCCATCATGGAGCACATGTGTGCCGACGTCTTCCAGCAAACGGCGGCCATGCTGCggccccccatggagggccaggaGCCCATACCCTACCGCAACCTGCTGCCGGCCAAGGAGCCCATCCGGGCCGCCCTCACCAAGCAGTTCCAGGCGGTGCTGCGCAAAGGCTGGGTGGACAGTCGAGCGCTGCACCTGTTCCAGAGTCTGCTCAACATGGGCGGTGTCTTTTGGTTCACCAATAATTTGGTCAAG GAGCTGCTCAAGGAAACCCGCCAGGAGTGGGCCCATCGAGTGGTGGAGTTGCTTTACAGCATCTTCTGTCTGGACAGTCAGCAAATCACCCTGACCTTGCTGGGCACCATCGTGCCCAACCTGCTCACCGACTCTGCCCACTGGCACAGCCTGGTGGACCCGCCTGGCAAAGCTCTGGCCAA GTTGTCCGTGTGGTGCGCGCTCAGCTCCTACTCGTCCAACCATAAAGGTTCCTCCTCGGCTCATCAACGTAGAAGACAGCGAGAAGATATCGAG GATTACAGCAACCTCTTTCCTTTGGACGACACGCAACCCTCCAAGCTCATGCGTCTTCTCAGCTCCAATGAGGATGAGCCTGTCGCACTTTCCAGTCCAG GAGATCGATCTATGAGCAGCTCCCTCTCCGCCTCCCAGCTCCACACTGTCAACATGAGAGAGCCGCTCAATCGCGTGCTGG CCAACCTTTTCCTCCTCATTTCCTCCATCCTGGGCTCCAAAATGGCCGGGCCTCACACCCAGTTCGTGCATAGTTTCATGGAGGAATGCGTGGAGTGTCTGGAGCAGGGAAATCGGGGAAGCATCCTGCAGTTCATGCCCTTTACAATG GTCTCTGAACTTGTGAAGCTTCCCGCTCTGGCCAAACCCAAAGTGGTCCTGGCCGTCACCGACTTGAGTCTGCCGCTAGGGAGGAGAGTGGCGGCCAAAGCCATCGCTGCCTTGTGA
- the LOC125991324 gene encoding uncharacterized protein, whose amino-acid sequence MDILIVFALFHMARIAGAAPLPEVCADMCALVDGAQFQALVRRSRTLTEKILLAIPDAYRSSIHDETLKLNSSENVKLGTMASNINFPTAPVIKITSEKVPLESSLILMHEGLQQHQALLSSISPQLENKQRATDLMNTVRDLAVQISKMLQALQTDYVLQTTPSPVTLRLHGDFEVQVAAHLTLVQLQSLGQDVHRFLRGLDNSQPSQQEETDSDLLTNLK is encoded by the exons ATGGACATCCTGATTG TTTTCGCTCTCTTCCACATGGCCAGGATTGCCGGCGCCGCGCCTCTACCGGAGGTTTGCGCAGACATGTGCGCACTTGTTGACGGGGCGCAATTCCAAGCGCTTGTCCGGAGGAGCCGGACTTTAACCGAAAAGATCCTGCTTGCCATTCCTGACGCGTACAGATCGAGCATCCACGACGAG ACTCTGAAGTTGAATTCTTCCGAAAACGTCAAGCTCGGCACAATGGCGTCCAACATCAATTTCCCAACTGCTCCTGTGATCAAAATTACTTCGGAAAAAGTTCCCTTG GAGAGCAGTCTGATACTTATGCACGAGGGCCTGCAGCAGCACCAGGCCTTGCTGAGCTCCATCTCACCTCAGCTAGAAAACAAGCAGAGAGCGACCGACCTCATGAATACAGTCCGAGATCTCGCCGTTCAAATTAGCAAG ATGTTGCAAGCTCTCCAGACAGATTACGTCCTGCAGACAACCCCGAGCCCCGTGACCTTGCGCCTGCACGGTGACTTTGAGGTGCAGGTGGCCGCCCACCTGACGTTGGTGCAGCTCCAGTCGCTGGGCCAGGATGTCCATCGCTTCCTCAGGGGTCTGGACAACAGCCAGCCGAGCCAGCAGGAGGAAACGGACAGCGATCTGCTGACAAATCTGAAAtaa
- the lrrc3ca gene encoding leucine-rich repeat-containing protein 3B, which produces MAADCMVMCLLLHSLVLMTFCFHHAATSCSKHCYCSESDGGGKTVRCSNQRLTEIPRDIPNDTRRVYLDFNLLTSIPANAFAGLSHLVELDLSHNDISHLQPGAFRGLSSSLQFLDLSANKLAHFDADSFEGLRARANLTNNPWHCDCNLQMAMPRVDLEPVSLTGIVCQTSDPEEMSVQGLAFLLEPDVDLCVVMKRTTDVAMLVVMFGWFTMVISYLVYYVRANQEDARRHLEYLKSLPSRQAKSEESSTISTVV; this is translated from the coding sequence ATGGCGGCCGACTGCATGGTCATGTGCTTGCTGCTGCACAGCCTGGTACTCATGACCTTCTGCTTCCACCACGccgccaccagctgctccaaacACTGCTACTGCTCCGAGAGCGACGGCGGCGGCAAGACGGTACGCTGCAGCAATCAGCGGCTGACCGAGATCCCGCGGGACATCCCCAACGACACGCGACGAGTCTACTTGGACTTTAACCTCTTGACCTCAATCCCGGCCAACGCCTTCGCCGGGTTGTCCCACCTGGTGGAACTGGACCTCTCGCATAATGACATTAGCCACCTGCAGCCGGGCGCCTTCCGAGGCTTGAGCTCCTCGTTGCAGTTCCTTGACCTTTCCGCTAACAAGTTAGCCCATTTCGACGCTGACTCCTTTGAAGGCCTCCGGGCTCGGGCGAATTTAACCAACAACCCCTGGCATTGCGACTGCAACCTCCAGATGGCCATGCCCCGCGTGGACCTGGAGCCCGTGTCGCTCACCGGTATCGTGTGCCAGACCTCGGACCCGGAGGAAATGAGCGTGCAGGGTCTGGCCTTCCTCCTGGAGCCGGACGTTGACTTGTGTGTGGTGATGAAGAGGACTACAGACGTGGCCATGCTGGTGGTCATGTTTGGCTGGTTCACCATGGTCATCTCTTATCTGGTCTACTACGTCAGGGCCAACCAGGAGGACGCCCGCAGACATTTGGAGTATCTCAAGTCGCTGCCAAGCAGGCAAGCAAAGTCGGAGGAGTCTTCAACCATCAGTACTGTCGTTTAG
- the nif3l1 gene encoding NIF3-like protein 1, with translation MQACRDVTGNRKCYYLLPMSRLLLTGCKTLPNIFLSQSSRRIWTRSIPQPASFGFRSILPRYHYAVRPSTMELKDVVKVLEDLAPLSLAEPWDNVGLLVEPSEPRPIKTILLTNDLTEAVMEEARAEECNLIISYHPPLFRPIKRLVQKDWKQRLAIRALEAGIAVFSPHTSWDSVSGGVNDWLVGGLGSGQVSVLNQAYADMPYSHIVEFQCRNDILDVLLAELNALGGVLVQDPLRCDATKTQVSLYCSGSVLASVFDKITRRIIAVDESLRILKAEMPPRMGHGQGRLSLLDEPVTVATAVKKMKSHLGLRHVRLALGLGCTQESFVHTVAACAGSGASVLNGVRADLYVTGEMSHHEVLDAVATGTSVILSDHSNSERGYLSVFRENLIGKVPADVVVMVSKADKDPLEVV, from the exons ATGCAAGCTTGCCGTGACGTCAccggaaacaggaagtgttactACCTACTTCCCAT GTCTCGCCTCCTATTGACGGGATGTAAGACCCTTCCAAACATATTTCTATCGCAAAGCTCCAGACGCATTTGGACCAGGTCCATCCCTCAACCCGCATCCTTTGGTttccgctccatcctcccccgctATCATTACGCTGTCCGCCCCAGCACGATGGAGCTCAAGGATGTTGTAAAGGTTTTGGAGGATCTCGCGCCCCTCTCGCTGGCCGAGCCGTGGGACAACGTCGGCCTGCTCGTGGAGCCAAGCGAGCCGCGGCCCATCAAAACCATCCTGCTGACCAACGACCTCACCGAGGCAGTCATGGAGGAAGCGCGGGCCGAAGAATGCAATCTCATCATCTCCTACCACCCCCCGCTCTTTCGACCAATCAAACGTCTGGTCCAGAAGGACTGGAAGCAGCGATTAGCTATCCGAGCTTTGGAGGCCGGCATTGCGGTCTTCTCGCCTCACACGTCCTGGGACAGCGTTAGTGGAGGAGTTAACGACTGGCTGGTCGGAGGACTTG GTAGCGGTCAGGTGTCTGTGCTCAATCAGGCCTATGCGGACATGCCTTACAGTCACATTGTGGAATTCCAATGCAGAAATGACATATTGGATGTTCTCCTGGCCGAACTGAACGCTTTGGGTGGAGTATTAGTACAAGATCCTCTCAG ATGTGATGCCACCAAGACTCAAGTCAGCCTATACTGCAGCGGTTCAGTTCTGGCTTCAGTTTTTGACAAAATCACACGACGCATCATCGCTGTCGACGAGTCCCTCCGCATACTTAAAGCAGAAATG CCCCCTCGAATGGGCCACGGTCAGGGGCGACTCAGTCTTTTGGACGAGCCGGTAACCGTGGCAACTGCTGTGAAGAAAATGAAGTCCCACTTGGGTTTGCGGCATGTCCGTTTGGCCCTCGGACTGGGATGCACGCAAG AATCCTTTGTGCACACTGTGGCTGCGTGTGCGGGATCGGGAGCCTCGGTGCTGAATGGCGTCCGAGCAGACCTTTACGTCACCG GTGAAATGTCCCACCATGAGGTGCTGGATGCAGTTGCCACGGGAACCAGCGTCATCCTCAGTGATCACAGCAACAGCGAGCGAGGCTATCTGTCCGTGTTCCGAGAGAACCTCATCGGAAAGGTTCCTGCTGATGTTGTCGTGATGGTCTCCAAGGCTGACAAGGACCCCCTGGAGGTTGTGTGA